One genomic window of Polyangium spumosum includes the following:
- a CDS encoding caspase family protein, translating to MLADEGDGPAAVASSLGPEQDHALVVGVNDYPKLRSLRGAIADAQAFAGWLLDPGGGGLSARNVRTILSTPDPLSPLGDEIDDALEAVIEQARREGGRRFYFYFSGHGCTGDRPHDLALCLADWSELRRRSSLSSDAWLDVIIRSGAFDEVAFFLDCCRVWAVRAVGRPPKIDFDRPVERTHAPRVFLAYATEFQRPANEVARTAGEVRGVFTEALVEGLRGAALGQGRMVSAASLKRYLEASTEMRARERGLFQRAEVLDGLASEARFGSSTHPAILRISFCGWNKEQMVLYGPGCDEIRRGDASSGPWELELSPGIYKIAEVASSKHQYIDYRADRPITWFAFYGPQFVFTLPACPRPSPELDFSQRPAIPAGAVISAVAACYAHTWDLDIDGADASSRLRIVVIPSSDAIMSPSPQQDVGEEWSVRGGGKTIPLDGHAEWRNADRYDSIFSARMKPGSYTLRCTGAEQREVAIHLYAGWSTLIVLHDQLDAPHFETMRVFLWPLAGIASSMSRIVRDVLTGFHLLSSRDEHSDLERSPRCVEIMNGESFDEPMSGLLAAHLVAHSERPDPDRIEAIAGHLESLIGPCPDVQALRLRAALLRGGELPGGPYSDPPMLRAGLLAFVEASHRVPEIIAPESALEHACVERLVDSPLSSWPVPQEEPSEEGWLTTTLRELAAERANGRAALDARAVTQELGVPTLAVKRWLEGT from the coding sequence ATGCTGGCAGACGAGGGCGACGGGCCCGCGGCGGTCGCCTCGTCGCTGGGGCCGGAGCAGGATCATGCGCTCGTCGTCGGCGTGAACGACTACCCCAAGCTCCGCTCGCTCCGCGGGGCCATCGCCGACGCACAGGCATTCGCGGGGTGGCTCCTCGATCCTGGTGGAGGTGGATTGTCGGCGAGGAACGTGCGCACCATCCTCTCGACCCCGGATCCGCTCTCCCCGCTCGGGGATGAAATCGACGACGCGCTCGAGGCGGTGATCGAGCAGGCCCGACGAGAGGGCGGACGCCGCTTCTACTTTTATTTCAGCGGGCACGGGTGCACGGGCGACAGACCGCACGATCTCGCGTTGTGCCTCGCCGATTGGTCCGAGCTCCGGCGCCGCTCGTCCCTCAGCTCGGATGCGTGGCTCGATGTCATCATCCGCTCCGGGGCGTTCGACGAGGTCGCGTTTTTTCTGGATTGCTGTCGGGTGTGGGCGGTGCGTGCGGTGGGGAGGCCGCCGAAGATCGATTTCGACAGGCCCGTCGAGCGGACGCACGCGCCCCGGGTGTTTCTGGCGTATGCGACGGAGTTCCAGCGTCCGGCCAACGAGGTGGCCCGCACCGCTGGCGAGGTGCGCGGGGTCTTCACAGAGGCGCTCGTCGAAGGACTCCGCGGCGCTGCGCTCGGACAGGGGCGCATGGTGTCCGCTGCCTCGCTCAAGCGATACCTCGAAGCTTCGACCGAGATGCGGGCGCGTGAGCGAGGTTTGTTCCAGCGCGCGGAGGTGCTGGACGGGCTCGCGTCCGAGGCGCGGTTCGGTAGCTCGACGCACCCGGCGATACTGCGGATCTCGTTCTGTGGCTGGAACAAGGAGCAGATGGTTCTTTATGGTCCTGGCTGTGACGAGATCCGCAGGGGCGACGCGAGCAGCGGCCCCTGGGAGCTCGAGCTGTCGCCTGGAATCTATAAAATCGCCGAGGTCGCGAGCAGCAAGCACCAATATATCGATTATAGAGCGGACCGGCCCATCACATGGTTCGCATTTTACGGTCCCCAATTCGTCTTCACACTCCCGGCTTGCCCGCGCCCTTCACCGGAGCTGGACTTCAGTCAGAGGCCAGCAATACCTGCGGGGGCTGTCATTAGCGCCGTAGCGGCATGTTATGCCCACACCTGGGATTTGGACATTGATGGGGCCGACGCTTCGAGTCGGCTTCGCATCGTCGTCATTCCGTCCTCGGATGCGATCATGAGCCCATCGCCGCAGCAGGACGTCGGCGAGGAATGGTCGGTCCGCGGAGGTGGCAAAACGATCCCACTCGACGGCCATGCCGAGTGGCGCAACGCGGACCGGTATGACTCCATCTTTTCGGCGCGGATGAAGCCGGGATCCTATACCCTGCGCTGCACGGGCGCCGAGCAACGCGAGGTTGCCATCCATTTGTATGCGGGGTGGTCGACACTAATTGTATTGCACGACCAACTCGATGCCCCTCATTTCGAGACGATGCGCGTCTTCCTGTGGCCGCTTGCTGGGATCGCATCGTCGATGTCGAGGATCGTTCGTGACGTCCTCACGGGTTTCCACCTGCTTTCGTCGCGCGACGAACACTCCGATCTGGAGCGTTCTCCGCGGTGCGTCGAGATCATGAATGGGGAATCGTTCGACGAGCCGATGAGCGGCCTCCTCGCCGCACACCTGGTTGCACACAGCGAGAGGCCGGATCCCGACCGCATCGAGGCCATTGCGGGGCACCTCGAATCCCTGATCGGCCCCTGTCCCGACGTCCAAGCTCTGCGATTGCGTGCAGCCCTCCTGCGCGGAGGCGAGCTCCCAGGTGGGCCCTATTCCGATCCTCCAATGCTCCGCGCCGGACTCCTTGCCTTCGTCGAAGCGAGCCACCGTGTCCCGGAGATCATCGCGCCCGAAAGCGCGCTCGAACACGCCTGCGTGGAGCGCCTCGTCGATTCGCCCCTCTCGAGCTGGCCCGTGCCTCAGGAAGAACCCAGCGAGGAGGGCTGGTTGACCACGACCCTTCGGGAGCTCGCCGCGGAGCGTGCAAACGGACGGGCGGCCCTCGATGCTCGCGCCGTCACGCAGGAGCTCGGCGTGCCCACGCTGGCCGTGAAGAGATGGCTCGAAGGCACGTGA
- a CDS encoding class I SAM-dependent methyltransferase, with amino-acid sequence MSDRVSDAQARVYQEKGVPFSIHHADARSLPLPDASVDVAMAGWVFGHFRHWMPEGWREEVDAALSEMRRVVRPGGALMVIETLGTGHETPRVHPGMDEYFAHLEHAHGLSRRWVRTDYVFPDVEAAARICGEFFGPALVAQIRERAWARVPECTAIFTGAR; translated from the coding sequence ATGAGCGACCGAGTGAGCGATGCGCAGGCGCGCGTGTACCAGGAGAAGGGCGTGCCGTTCAGCATCCACCACGCGGACGCGCGCTCGTTGCCGTTGCCCGACGCGAGCGTCGATGTCGCGATGGCCGGATGGGTGTTCGGGCATTTTCGTCACTGGATGCCGGAGGGCTGGCGCGAGGAAGTGGACGCGGCGCTGTCGGAGATGCGCCGCGTGGTGCGTCCCGGCGGTGCGCTCATGGTCATCGAGACGCTTGGCACCGGCCACGAGACGCCACGGGTCCATCCGGGCATGGACGAGTACTTCGCGCATCTGGAGCACGCGCATGGGCTTTCGCGCCGCTGGGTGCGCACCGACTACGTGTTCCCCGACGTCGAGGCCGCGGCGCGCATTTGCGGCGAATTCTTCGGTCCAGCGCTCGTGGCCCAGATCCGCGAGCGTGCTTGGGCGCGCGTTCCGGAGTGCACCGCGATCTTCACGGGCGCTCGCTGA
- a CDS encoding XisI protein: MDTRATDREVIEKVLSEYAAIPYAHGNVDTVTVFDRESDHYLLMIVGSENGRRVHGCLVYIDRIGDKIWVQADGTERGMAPALVRAGIPAERIMLAFSSEGAYPYSDVLAA; encoded by the coding sequence ATGGACACCCGAGCCACCGACCGCGAAGTGATCGAGAAGGTGCTCTCCGAATATGCTGCCATCCCCTATGCCCACGGTAACGTGGATACGGTGACGGTGTTCGATCGGGAGTCGGACCATTACCTGCTCATGATCGTCGGGAGCGAGAATGGGCGCCGGGTGCATGGCTGTCTCGTTTATATCGATCGGATCGGCGACAAGATCTGGGTTCAGGCGGACGGGACGGAGCGCGGAATGGCGCCGGCGCTGGTGCGCGCGGGCATCCCGGCCGAGCGAATCATGCTCGCCTTCTCTTCGGAGGGCGCGTATCCGTACTCCGACGTCCTCGCTGCGTGA
- a CDS encoding helix-turn-helix transcriptional regulator translates to MAELSVLECDRDGQRVALPYAELQIVARFGVSARGGLDAHAMGVGQSARRKMLRRGQRSVMARLRLGASERVLGVSAPELTGRIVALEDLWGKADTEDLYERLAGARDTVAAAAILESAIVARSAPAQAVRAHTSLALEAAKRLATRSASSVSAVADELGVSERHLRRLFQETLGVGPKAYAKLTRFHRALRAARESRPAGWAGIAAGAGYYDQAHLIAEFRSIAGVTPRELLGELRTSGSIGRV, encoded by the coding sequence GTGGCCGAGCTCTCGGTCCTCGAGTGCGACCGAGACGGGCAGCGCGTCGCGCTCCCCTATGCCGAGCTTCAGATCGTCGCGCGCTTCGGGGTGTCGGCTCGTGGCGGTTTGGATGCGCACGCGATGGGCGTGGGGCAGAGCGCGCGTCGCAAGATGCTTCGGCGCGGGCAGCGCAGCGTGATGGCGCGCCTTCGGCTGGGCGCGAGCGAGCGCGTGCTCGGCGTGTCGGCTCCGGAATTGACCGGACGAATCGTCGCCCTCGAAGACCTCTGGGGCAAAGCCGACACCGAGGACCTCTACGAGCGCCTCGCCGGGGCACGAGACACGGTCGCCGCGGCCGCCATTCTGGAGAGTGCCATCGTCGCGCGGTCCGCACCCGCCCAGGCGGTCCGCGCCCACACCTCGCTCGCCCTGGAAGCCGCGAAGCGCCTCGCCACGCGAAGTGCGAGCAGCGTGAGCGCCGTCGCCGACGAGCTCGGGGTGAGCGAGCGTCACCTTCGCCGCCTCTTTCAGGAGACACTCGGTGTCGGGCCCAAGGCTTACGCCAAGCTCACGCGCTTTCACCGCGCCCTGCGCGCCGCGCGGGAGAGCCGCCCGGCCGGTTGGGCCGGCATTGCCGCCGGAGCCGGCTATTATGATCAAGCGCATCTGATTGCCGAGTTTCGCTCCATTGCAGGAGTGACCCCGCGCGAGCTACTCGGCGAGCTGCGCACCTCGGGGTCCATCGGCCGAGTGTGA
- a CDS encoding dicarboxylate/amino acid:cation symporter, with product MPTAQRKPWYRRETFWVFVGLGLGVVIGGFFPQDAHPWAYNFFRFCSKSFILLIKGLIVPLLLSTIIVGIAQTGDLKAVGRMGGKALLYFEIVTTFALIIGLAIANLLRPGEHLPLDIGAQSSVTPAQAQSGWDIALHLFPSNLIEHAAKGDILPVVVFASLFGISLTRIGERGKPLLIFFDTVAQAMFKYTDMVMRLTPIGVFGAMAYNVSHMAAGHVVDGKTIKSWPAVIHLLKQYAALVGSLYLALAVLFLLVFVPVMVICGIKVIEFIRAIREPAVTAFSTASSEAALPRLLEDMVAFGVPRRVASFVIPTGYSFNLDGSTLYLVLASLTIAQAAKIELSLGQQIAMVLTFMLTSKGVAGVPRATLVIIAGTCASFGLPGEAGIAMLLAVDEVMDMGRTMINVIGNGLASVVIARWEKVFRNEPDEAQGLDVDVPPASSRGDVQVSGAP from the coding sequence ATGCCGACGGCTCAACGCAAGCCATGGTACCGCCGCGAGACATTCTGGGTATTCGTGGGGCTCGGCCTCGGGGTCGTGATCGGGGGCTTCTTCCCGCAGGACGCGCACCCTTGGGCTTACAACTTCTTCCGGTTCTGCTCGAAGTCGTTCATCCTGCTCATCAAGGGGCTCATCGTGCCCCTGCTCCTCTCGACGATCATCGTCGGCATCGCGCAGACCGGTGATCTGAAGGCGGTCGGGCGGATGGGCGGCAAGGCGCTGCTCTACTTCGAGATCGTCACGACCTTCGCGCTCATCATCGGGCTCGCCATCGCGAACCTCCTCCGGCCCGGCGAGCACCTCCCGCTCGACATCGGCGCCCAGTCGTCCGTCACGCCCGCGCAGGCGCAGAGCGGCTGGGACATCGCCCTCCACCTGTTCCCGTCGAACCTCATCGAGCACGCGGCCAAGGGCGACATCTTGCCGGTCGTCGTCTTCGCGAGCCTCTTCGGCATCTCGCTCACGCGTATCGGCGAGAGGGGCAAGCCGCTCCTGATCTTCTTCGATACCGTCGCGCAGGCCATGTTCAAGTATACCGACATGGTCATGCGCTTGACCCCGATCGGCGTCTTCGGGGCGATGGCCTATAACGTCAGCCACATGGCCGCGGGCCACGTGGTCGACGGCAAGACGATCAAGAGCTGGCCTGCCGTCATTCACCTCCTCAAGCAATACGCGGCCCTGGTGGGGAGCCTCTATCTCGCGCTGGCCGTGCTTTTCCTTCTGGTCTTCGTCCCCGTGATGGTGATCTGCGGGATCAAGGTCATCGAATTCATCCGGGCGATCCGGGAGCCCGCGGTCACGGCGTTCTCGACGGCCTCGAGCGAGGCTGCGTTGCCGCGCCTCCTCGAGGACATGGTTGCTTTCGGCGTGCCTCGCCGGGTGGCGAGCTTCGTCATCCCGACGGGGTATTCGTTCAACCTCGACGGCTCGACGCTTTATCTGGTGCTGGCGAGCCTCACCATCGCCCAGGCGGCGAAGATCGAGCTCTCGCTCGGCCAGCAGATCGCCATGGTGCTCACGTTCATGTTGACGTCGAAGGGCGTCGCGGGCGTGCCCAGGGCCACGCTGGTCATCATTGCGGGGACGTGCGCGAGCTTCGGCCTCCCGGGCGAGGCGGGTATCGCGATGCTGCTCGCCGTCGACGAGGTGATGGATATGGGGCGGACCATGATCAACGTGATCGGCAATGGCCTGGCGTCGGTCGTGATCGCGCGCTGGGAGAAGGTCTTCCGCAACGAGCCCGACGAGGCGCAGGGCCTCGATGTCGACGTGCCGCCGGCTTCTTCGCGGGGCGACGTCCAGGTGAGCGGGGCCCCGTGA